Proteins from a genomic interval of Xyrauchen texanus isolate HMW12.3.18 unplaced genomic scaffold, RBS_HiC_50CHRs HiC_scaffold_160, whole genome shotgun sequence:
- the LOC127641773 gene encoding uncharacterized protein LOC127641773, which yields MTHKEEQGHTIPVEGQGSSADDENNESSNRDDPSTSKFLKLPSPEYVLFTDSELQHVRRAYFEQQRLGKESEVTLSKELFCRLIRNTMTNMISIARASSDDYKYPTKHEVLAMAKRLVEYYSMIKDKSTGSSHEWDSVAKKLMKRLSNIRSPVKAKHPPSKRARLDKEPSAAVASDYDADSSASTLHLSPPSKSSTPRQDNDSIDEASDGPETSLDTQKTQARHYRTLREMYKSKKPNKAAVTHLLDLEFQSRRNFIDSDTLKEQNRPTQILQAYPCFKELDHTMDELRRIIEPNNCQYISEVKGRWETFYSKVQFYGVMKKVMKPPRTLNGVEHAIAVFTALPLLFPSGSAVPKKVVPISEALFHILTPSEDPDTFVHRRVLSSPVLLVGEENCMVVVGTTPVVTFEKDLLHEGLLYLLAYYYAFHLTYPRCIATLLSVLQTEVLVDVLHEQDATPSYKKAIHEWKMFVE from the exons ATGACTCATAAGGAAGAACAG gGGCACACGATTCCTGTTGAAGGCCAAGGTTCATCAGCAGatgatgaaaataatgaaagTTCAAACCGAGATGACCCCAGCACTTCAAAGTTTTTGAAGTTACCCAGCCCAGAATACGTTCTCTTCACTGATAGTGAACTACAACACGTGAGACGAGCATACTTTGAGCAGCAGCGTCTTGGAAAAGAGAGTGAAGTCACCTTATCAAAGGAGCTCTTCTGCCGGCTCATCCGAAATACCATGACAAATATGATCTCAATTGCAAGAGCCTCTTCAGATGACTACAAATACCCCACTAAACATGAAGTTCTTGCCATGGCAAAGCGGTTAGTGGAATACTACTCTATGATAAAAGATAAGTCAACTGGATCTAGTCACGAGTGG GACTCTGTTGCCAAAAAGCTCATGAAGCGACTTTCAAATATCCGAAGTCCTGTGAAGGCCAAACACCCTCCTTCCAAGAGAGCCCGTCTGGACAAAGAACCTTCTGCTGCAGTGGCAAGTGACTATGATGCTGATTCCAGTGCATCAACACTTCATCTATCACCACCTTCAAAATCAAGCACCCCACGGCAAGACAATGACAGCATCGATGAAGCAT CCGATGGTCCAGAAACCAGCCTCGACACCCAGAAAACACAGGCACGACATTACAGGACTCTACGGGAAATGTACAAATCAAAGAAGCCAAACAAAGCTGCTGTAACTCATCTATTAGACCTGGAGTTCCAGTCCAGAAGAAATTTCATCGACTCAGATACTTTGAAGGAGCAAAACAGACCTACACAAATATTACAGGCATACCCATGCTTCAAAGAACTGGACCAT ACAATGGATGAACTGCGGAGAATCATTGAGCCAAACAATTGCCAATACATTTCTGAGGTGAAAGGCAGGTGGGAGACCTTCTACTCCAAGGTTCAGTTTTATGGTGTCATGAAGAAAGTCATGAAGCCTCCAAGGACATTAAATGGAG ttgaaCATGCCATTGCTGTTTTTACTGCCCTGCCATTGCTCTTCCCATCTGGCTCTGCAGTACCCAAGAAAGTGGTCCCAATCAGTGAGGCTCTTTTCCACATTCTTACG CCCTCAGAGGACCCTGATACCTTCGTTCACCGGCGTGTGCTTTCTAGCCCTGTTTTGCTGGTTGGTGAGGAGAACTGCATGGTGGTTGTAGGTACAACTCCAGTTGTAACCTTTGAGAAAGATTTGCTCCACGAGGGGCTTCTCTACCTCCTGGCATATTACTATGCATTCCACCTGACCTATCCCAGGTGTATTGCCACACTCTTGTCTGTGTTGCAAACAGAAGTTCTGGTAGATGTCCTCCATGAGCAGGATGCAACCCCCTCTTATAAAAAGGCCATTCATGAATGGAAAATGTTTGTGGAATAA